The genomic interval GAGTAGGCCAGATTGTTGGCCTCGTTTCTGGATCGCGACCAGCCGCCTTCCCAACCGTGGCCATGGTCGTGATGTTCCTCGTGGTGGGGGACCCATCCATGTTCTTCCTCTTGGTGCTTCCTGGCCAAGAGAAGCTTGAGGGCAGCAATAGCCTTGGCGATGAAGGCGATCTTGGCAAGCACTGCGAGCTTGAAGAGGGAAGCAGCGATCACGAGGAGGGAGAAGACGACAAGAGCAATAGCCTTGGCTTTCGCCAAGAGTAGAAGAGGCACCAACATCTTGAGTTTCTTCTTCATTTCCTTCTTCTTGCCACGGCCCTCCTCAACTAAAAGAAAATCAAATATAATTGAAGgtctataaacaaaaaaaaaaacatcgcgaAACACTTTTGAAAATGATATGactttataacattatttttcatCACGAGTTTGATTGCATATTATACAATTACAATTTCGGCTCTAGTATGAATATTCAATTGCCTGACAATTCAACTACGATGACTGACAACTTTTATCTTTCAGCTGAATTTCTCGATTATCGAAAGAATAATTTTCGTGCATCGAGAGACAAAGAAATAAGAACCAATTTGTGGTGTGAGCTACGTTTGTGACCTTTAACGGTTCAATAACTACACTGGCACTAAGGTTTGTAACATCGGTCAACGCTCTCACAACTCGTACGAGAGAAAAAGCTTCAACAACTCATTATTGCTCATATATTTAACTACAGTTTAACTAAATGAAAGAAGTACTTAGTTCAGCTTGTGATGGATGAgcaaattgggatatagtcgagaTCTATATATGCAAGTTTCATATAATTCAAAATTGATATTGTGACCCTTGACTTCGTGTGTTTGAGTGTTATCCTAGAAATCTCTATCATAATGTCATCAGTTTAGTTACCATCATCAAGAGCTctgctttcatcatcatcaccaactGGAGCGTTGAAGCTAAGTTCCAAGTCGCTATTCTTCAACAAGTCGGAAGTGCTCTGCCAAAGACGTTCGGAGACctgcttctttctttcttcaggTTCGGCTGAGAGGTCCAGACTTTTGCCGTCCTTGGGGACATTGTTCAGAATGGTAACACCTTCAGCCAACTTCAGTTGACGAACTGAGCCCAGTCTCTCCGTGACTTTTAATGCTTGTTCCTGGTAAGAAATTAAACAGTTTGTTATCGTTATATTTGTGACTAAGTAGAGATTCACCCTTTACTTGGTCACAAAAGAGAGTCaatctataataattaattgaacaaaaaaaaatggttatgTTTGGTATTATAGCTACACATCGTATTCCGTTTAGCTGCATATAAGAAGAGCAAATTGATCAtcgtttttctttaaaaaatctcCATATAATATCCAAAGTATTAATTCTTCGCTCAgaaattttaatgtaagtatagtAGTATTTTCATAATTGTCAATagcaaaaaaaaactacttatttccaaatttcgttttttaattatttttagtttcattcGATATTGTATAGTTAGTCCAGGTATTTGCTGAATTGCAAGTTATAGTTCCATTGATCTGAATAATAatcattaagtatattattatttttaaatgtaaactTTCGAAGTCCatcacttttacttttttctcaCAAAAGCAATGCATGTACAGTTCCATTATTGACTCACACTTAAGTAAAGTGACTAATTGTTTACACAATTTCTTATTAGCAGGGGAAACAATGTTAAAACGAAAGTGACATTACCGAAGAGAGTAGtgaaaagtaatgaaaaacgtggaaataatattgaaaagtAAAACTTCTTTGTTGGCGATTAGAATGGATAATCTTATACGTGAATCGAAGTAATTGGTAAGTGTAAGAAACTGTTTTTGTTCTTAAGACTGGAGAAAGATAATATTGATGAACTCATAGACAGAAGACagcatattgtaaaaaaaataatggtttTTGCTTGAGAACTTGAACTTAATTTAGCAgatgacaaaaataatgaaaataatgagACGCCAGTTGACCGTGCGAGAATTTGAAACTACTATTGTCTCTCCAACATGTCATATAAATGGATAGGACATTCACTGTATTTAACACTATAAAAATATTGACGGTGATTGTGTAGTCAATTGACACTTTAAATTTCACAACATTTTATCTTCTGCTAGTAACACCAGAAGCGTTTTTCaaattacttttggacaataatTTGTACTTTTGCGTCTAGCCTAATAAGAAGTAGTACTTCTTTGCTCAATAACTTGTGTTGATTAGTCCATATCACTCGCGATTTTTCGACCTAACCATTGTTCACTGACACTTAGTCCAAGAATATCACTTCACGTACCTTCAAACACAATCCCAGGTCACTGTTTACGCAACTCACAATATTCCCAAGGAATAAACGCATCACAGATTCATCTTGCGCCACTGGACTGCTCGAAGCAAAAGCCACAACACTGAGGAGTATCAAAAACTTCATTTTTGTTGTGTTTTCGAGTCCACGTGCCGAACCGAGACGAAATTGGCTGTGATGACCATTTGATAGGTCAACAGTTTTTTATTCTAACTCCCCCCACTCTGATCACTGGGCTGATTAACATTTTTTAGCCATATCCACCTATTCGGAACTGCGACGGCAGTATGCCACAGTGACATAGATATGTAattcattaatattaatttgaatAACGCACGCTTTTTCTTTCTATTGATATTTTATAGAGTCATTCGAAATGAAGCAAGAATGGAAATTCATATCATCcccatttttttgttttaggcTCTCCTGTGGCAACGAATTTTTAAACATAATCAATTTTTTAGGACAGGAGAGCTAAATCATCATATCTCTAGTGTTATCTCAttctcacaggatccgcttgcCTAACTTAAAGAAACCCTAAAGTACATGGTTCATTGTTATTGATGAATTCAGATACGATTCTATTATGGTGAATAGACTGTTTTCAATAGAAAGTTGCATTGGTTTTATACATACGTATCTCCTTATTTCCCAATAAGGATGCTCTAGTTTGTATAGGTGTGGTGTGGCACTATAAAACGTAAAAGCAATTTGTGTTGATAGCTGTACCACACCACACAATCACACATAGAAATAAACCACCCTGTTCCGGAGATACCAGATCtcatcataagctcacgattataacccaatggggtagttagagagataggtggcgagccgtatcgccgtctaagaTTCTGATCAGTAATCGTAAAATAGACCTCGTAAAAGCAAATATACAACCAGAAACGACTCAGGAGCGACAGGTCAGGTAATTACCCAGGAAGCAGAGAAAGAACTGTTTCCGCGCAATAGTACTTACCGTACAAGACAATCCTAATTGTGAGTAAAATCATGTACTCAACTATTTCAAATACTTCTTTACCTTAAAAAGTGTAGAGTAAAATAATTGTAGCTACTATTtcgaaacaaatatttattcacatataaataaagtaataaattaaattgaggTACTCGTAACATGGCAGGCattcagaaaataaataaaacaatacataaatataaataatatctcACAACACGCAAATAAATACACAATTATACAATTCGTTTATCCTAAGAGCTAGTTCAATTGACCAGAATAAGCTAGTGACGAGGCATCACCCGCTTGACGGCTCCAGCCTTGAGCTGGTTCATAGTTGTAGCCTGGGTGCTCTTCGTGATGATGAGGGACTCCATAGCTGGTGCTTGGGGAAGAGTGACCACCCTTGCTGGCAAGAAGTTTCCTGATCAGGTTGAAGGCATTCATGGCAAAGGCAATCTTGCCAAGGAAGACGGCCTTGACCGCGACGAAGGCGATAATACCAAGGAACAGAGGAATCAAGGCAGCGAGCTTCAGCTTCAAGAGGAGGAGGATGGGCAGGAGCTgcttgatcttcttcttcttcttgccaCGAgctataaaggaaaaaaaagctttaataaAACAGGAACAGAAGTTTTTAGAAAACGGAGTCATCAACGGAAATTGAAAGAGAATATCTTATATTTAAATGTGAAGGAGTTTTATTTTGGAGatgaaatgaa from Pectinophora gossypiella chromosome 22, ilPecGoss1.1, whole genome shotgun sequence carries:
- the LOC126377207 gene encoding uncharacterized protein LOC126377207; its protein translation is MKFLILLSVVAFASSSPVAQDESVMRLFLGNIVSCVNSDLGLCLKEQALKVTERLGSVRQLKLAEGVTILNNVPKDGKSLDLSAEPEERKKQVSERLWQSTSDLLKNSDLELSFNAPVGDDDESRALDDVEEGRGKKKEMKKKLKMLVPLLLLAKAKAIALVVFSLLVIAASLFKLAVLAKIAFIAKAIAALKLLLARKHQEEEHGWVPHHEEHHDHGHGWEGGWSRSRNEANNLAYSAYSK